The following coding sequences lie in one Burkholderia cepacia genomic window:
- a CDS encoding phage holin family protein has protein sequence MTTDTTSQPSGQGPLRRLVGSAIGLLQTRLELVGIELAEEKERLMGVLFLGLAAMMLATMALISLTVLIAIAFWDTYRWQSLAAITALYAAGGIVCALKARSGLRDAPTVFEATLAELEKDRELFRSKP, from the coding sequence ATGACGACAGACACCACCTCGCAGCCGTCCGGCCAAGGACCGCTGCGCCGCCTCGTCGGCTCCGCGATCGGACTTCTGCAGACGCGCCTCGAACTGGTGGGCATCGAGCTTGCCGAGGAGAAGGAGCGCCTGATGGGCGTGCTGTTCCTCGGGCTCGCCGCGATGATGCTCGCGACGATGGCGCTCATCAGCCTGACCGTGCTCATCGCGATCGCGTTCTGGGATACCTATCGCTGGCAGTCGCTCGCGGCCATCACCGCACTGTATGCCGCGGGCGGCATCGTGTGCGCGTTGAAGGCACGTTCGGGCCTGCGCGATGCGCCGACCGTGTTCGAGGCGACGCTCGCCGAACTCGAGAAAGACCGCGAACTGTTCCGCAGCAAGCCGTGA
- a CDS encoding type IV pilus modification PilV family protein — protein sequence MRNAMRGTSLIEATLAIALLATVMLAVAGSQLAMARAQRATIWRERALWLADARIERLHAGAGADDGLAALAAVSLPGGTMTLDAGPGGVRYAVVGWRSGKAPASLRCEAAGVTAQPPTCVRIPFREADADAR from the coding sequence ATGCGCAACGCGATGCGCGGCACGTCGCTGATCGAGGCGACGCTGGCGATTGCGCTGCTCGCGACCGTGATGCTGGCCGTCGCCGGCAGCCAGCTCGCGATGGCGCGCGCTCAGCGGGCGACGATCTGGCGCGAACGAGCGCTGTGGCTGGCCGATGCACGTATCGAGCGCTTGCACGCAGGTGCAGGGGCAGACGATGGCCTCGCGGCGCTGGCGGCCGTGTCGCTGCCCGGCGGCACGATGACGCTCGACGCCGGGCCGGGAGGCGTCCGCTACGCGGTCGTCGGCTGGCGCAGCGGCAAGGCGCCGGCGTCGCTGCGATGCGAAGCCGCAGGCGTGACGGCGCAGCCGCCCACGTGCGTCCGGATTCCGTTTCGGGAGGCTGATGCCGATGCACGCTGA
- a CDS encoding DUF3318 domain-containing protein, translated as MSQNVTGNSPRSHSSRSNWSASQHRALRKELLILRSEVERLELAEAAGEMRQAVTRFSWLKVFIPGLSTNKFGQSARNLNASLGNLVNQYPMLSSLASLVLAKPVRSLLRASAGPALKWGTLGFAAWEVYRIWKQSRNERGLDSHDD; from the coding sequence ATGAGCCAGAACGTTACGGGCAATTCACCCCGCTCCCATTCGTCGCGATCGAACTGGAGCGCATCGCAGCATCGCGCGCTCCGCAAGGAATTGCTGATCCTGCGATCCGAAGTCGAGCGGCTCGAACTCGCGGAAGCCGCCGGCGAGATGCGCCAGGCCGTCACGCGCTTCAGCTGGCTCAAGGTTTTCATCCCCGGCCTTTCCACCAACAAGTTCGGCCAGTCCGCCAGGAACCTGAACGCGAGCCTCGGCAATCTCGTCAACCAGTACCCGATGCTGAGTTCGCTCGCGTCGCTCGTGCTGGCGAAACCCGTTCGCTCGCTGCTGCGCGCGAGCGCGGGCCCCGCACTCAAGTGGGGCACGCTCGGCTTCGCCGCGTGGGAGGTCTACCGGATCTGGAAGCAATCCCGCAACGAGCGTGGGCTCGACTCGCACGACGACTGA
- a CDS encoding GFA family protein, with the protein MSHPETMEGGCACGAIRYRIAGVPTDAGFCHCRLCQRTTGAAVVASASVPIDAFEYLQGEPTVYASSAWGERRFCGHCGAQLEFRLTDAPETVEINSATLDEPSRLRPAWHVWYGDRFPGVEFDDDLPRYDDGGRP; encoded by the coding sequence ATGTCCCACCCGGAAACGATGGAAGGCGGTTGCGCATGCGGCGCGATTCGCTACCGGATTGCCGGCGTTCCGACCGACGCCGGTTTCTGCCATTGCCGGCTCTGCCAGCGCACGACCGGCGCGGCGGTCGTCGCATCGGCATCGGTGCCGATCGATGCATTCGAATACCTGCAAGGCGAGCCGACCGTCTACGCGTCGAGCGCGTGGGGCGAACGGCGTTTCTGCGGACACTGCGGCGCGCAACTCGAATTCCGGCTGACCGACGCCCCGGAAACGGTCGAGATCAACTCGGCGACGCTCGACGAGCCGTCGCGGCTGCGTCCGGCCTGGCACGTCTGGTATGGCGATCGCTTCCCGGGCGTCGAGTTCGATGACGATCTGCCCAGGTACGACGACGGTGGAAGACCGTAG
- a CDS encoding DUF883 family protein, with product MSEINKEKLMSDIKTVLSDAEDLLKQAASSTGDRAAELREKAMSRLKQAKEKAADVQVVVVEKGKKAARATDDYVHEHPWTSIGVAAGVGVLIGLLINRK from the coding sequence ATGTCGGAAATCAACAAGGAGAAACTGATGTCGGATATCAAAACCGTTCTCTCGGACGCCGAAGACCTGCTCAAGCAAGCAGCGAGCAGCACGGGCGACCGTGCGGCCGAGCTGCGCGAGAAGGCGATGTCGCGCCTGAAGCAGGCCAAGGAAAAGGCAGCCGACGTCCAGGTCGTGGTGGTCGAGAAAGGCAAGAAGGCCGCACGTGCGACCGACGACTATGTGCACGAGCACCCGTGGACGTCGATCGGCGTGGCCGCCGGCGTCGGCGTGCTGATCGGCCTGCTGATCAACCGCAAGTAA
- a CDS encoding type IV pilin protein, with protein MNGRISVFRSTGFTLIELMIVLAIVAVLAGWGIPSYREHVARVHRASAVSALYRAAQYLETQDGSPPSALPDMLAQAPPDGRAVYRLTLRRPGGDDSPVSYELDASPLDTGPMHDDACGTFTLDSVGTKGNVRRDGADEPGTACWGVR; from the coding sequence ATGAACGGCCGTATCTCTGTATTCCGATCGACCGGGTTCACGTTGATCGAGCTGATGATCGTACTCGCGATCGTCGCGGTGCTGGCCGGATGGGGCATCCCGTCGTATCGCGAGCATGTCGCGCGCGTTCATCGCGCGTCGGCGGTTTCCGCGCTGTATCGTGCGGCCCAGTATCTCGAAACGCAGGATGGTTCACCGCCTTCGGCATTGCCGGACATGCTGGCTCAGGCACCGCCGGACGGGCGTGCCGTCTACCGATTGACGTTGCGGCGGCCGGGTGGCGACGATTCGCCGGTGAGCTACGAACTGGATGCAAGCCCGCTCGACACGGGCCCGATGCACGACGATGCATGCGGTACCTTCACGCTGGATTCGGTCGGGACGAAAGGCAACGTGCGGCGCGATGGCGCCGACGAACCGGGCACGGCGTGCTGGGGTGTGCGTTGA
- the nrdR gene encoding transcriptional regulator NrdR, translating to MRCPFCRHDDTQVVDSRVSEDGAAIRRRRRCSACDKRFTTYERVELSLPFVVKKDGSRTEFDRRKIVASMQLALRKRPVAADAIDAAVARIEYQLLATGEREVRSEKLGELVMNELRGLDTIAYVRFASVYRRFEDVSEFADVIEEFRRASPAKTPRKR from the coding sequence ATGCGCTGCCCGTTCTGCCGGCATGACGACACGCAGGTCGTAGACTCGCGCGTGTCCGAAGATGGCGCCGCGATTCGCCGGCGCCGTCGCTGCTCGGCTTGCGACAAGCGCTTCACGACGTACGAGCGGGTCGAGCTGTCCCTGCCGTTCGTCGTGAAGAAGGACGGCAGCCGCACGGAATTCGACCGTCGCAAGATCGTCGCCAGCATGCAACTCGCGCTGCGCAAGCGGCCGGTTGCTGCCGACGCGATCGACGCGGCGGTCGCCCGCATCGAGTATCAACTGCTCGCGACAGGCGAGCGCGAAGTGCGTAGCGAGAAGCTCGGCGAACTCGTGATGAACGAGTTGCGCGGCCTCGATACGATCGCTTATGTCCGCTTCGCATCGGTGTATCGCCGGTTCGAGGACGTGTCCGAATTTGCCGACGTGATTGAAGAGTTCCGTCGCGCCTCTCCCGCCAAGACCCCGCGTAAGCGCTGA
- the glyA gene encoding serine hydroxymethyltransferase, with amino-acid sequence MFDRAQSTIANVDPEIFAAIEQENRRQEDHIELIASENYTSPAVMAAQGSQLTNKYAEGYPGKRYYGGCEYVDVVEQLAIDRVKQLFGAEAANVQPNSGSQANQGVFFAMLKPGDTIMGMSLAHGGHLTHGSPVNMSGKWFNVVSYGLNENEDIDYEAAEKLAQEHKPKLIVAGASAFSLKIDFERLAKIAKSVGAYLMVDMAHYAGLIAAGVYPNPVPHADFVTTTTHKSLRGPRGGVILMKAEYEKPINSAIFPGIQGGPLMHVIAGKAVAFKEALSPEFKSYQEKVVENARVLAETLVKRGLRIVSGRTESHVMLVDLRAKNITGKAAEAALGAAHITVNKNAIPNDPEKPFVTSGVRLGSPAMTTRGFGPAEAEQVGNLIADVLDNPEDAATIERVRAQVAELTKRFPVYR; translated from the coding sequence CGATCGAGCAGGAAAACCGCCGCCAGGAAGATCACATCGAGCTGATCGCGTCGGAAAACTACACGAGCCCGGCCGTGATGGCCGCACAGGGCTCGCAGCTCACGAACAAGTACGCGGAAGGTTATCCGGGCAAGCGCTACTACGGCGGCTGCGAGTATGTCGACGTCGTCGAGCAACTCGCGATCGACCGCGTGAAGCAGCTGTTCGGCGCGGAAGCGGCGAACGTGCAGCCGAACTCGGGTTCGCAGGCGAACCAGGGCGTGTTCTTCGCGATGCTCAAGCCGGGCGACACGATCATGGGCATGAGCCTCGCGCATGGCGGCCACCTGACGCACGGCTCGCCGGTGAACATGTCGGGCAAGTGGTTCAACGTCGTGAGCTACGGCCTGAACGAAAACGAAGACATCGACTACGAAGCAGCCGAGAAGCTCGCGCAGGAACACAAGCCGAAGCTGATCGTCGCGGGCGCGTCGGCATTCTCGCTGAAGATCGATTTCGAGCGTCTCGCGAAGATCGCGAAGTCGGTGGGCGCGTACCTGATGGTCGACATGGCGCACTACGCGGGCCTGATCGCGGCCGGCGTGTACCCGAACCCGGTGCCGCACGCGGACTTCGTGACGACGACGACGCACAAGAGCCTGCGCGGCCCGCGCGGCGGCGTGATCCTGATGAAGGCCGAGTACGAGAAGCCGATCAACTCGGCGATCTTCCCGGGGATCCAGGGCGGCCCGCTGATGCACGTGATTGCGGGCAAGGCAGTGGCGTTCAAGGAAGCGCTGTCGCCGGAGTTCAAGTCGTACCAGGAGAAGGTGGTCGAGAACGCACGCGTGCTGGCTGAAACGCTGGTGAAGCGCGGGTTGCGGATCGTGTCGGGCCGCACCGAAAGCCACGTGATGCTGGTGGACCTGCGCGCGAAGAACATCACGGGTAAGGCAGCGGAAGCGGCACTCGGCGCGGCGCACATCACGGTGAACAAGAACGCGATCCCGAACGATCCGGAAAAGCCGTTCGTGACGAGCGGCGTGCGCCTGGGTTCGCCGGCGATGACGACGCGCGGGTTCGGTCCGGCAGAAGCGGAACAGGTGGGTAACCTGATCGCGGACGTGCTGGACAACCCGGAAGATGCAGCGACGATCGAGCGCGTGCGCGCGCAGGTCGCCGAGCTGACCAAGCGTTTCCCGGTCTATCGCTGA
- a CDS encoding PilW family protein — MPMHADRRMRAHTLLEVLIAMTVGLLVLAAAGALYHAQRIAQRRAEDGFRMRDAAGTALMLIGQQIQMAGFRPLDTDGASSLPPVFGCSMARVRGEGARVRCESVRAASDALLVRYVGDTVSTWSTVSGQVSDCLGQGVGAPGEQPQVENRFDAHVSPSTGEPELYCEGSGRPGTPQPVVSGVDQLRVRYLRRGGAQFVDADAMRADDWRDVVAVHVCVRARGELMREPASHVDCDGRAAVARDGRARLTLDRIIALRNAAPGFDATLPDAARTREALR, encoded by the coding sequence ATGCCGATGCACGCTGATCGCCGTATGCGCGCACACACGCTGCTCGAAGTGCTGATTGCGATGACCGTCGGTCTCCTCGTGCTCGCGGCGGCAGGCGCGCTCTATCACGCGCAGCGCATTGCGCAACGGCGTGCGGAAGACGGATTCAGGATGCGCGATGCGGCAGGCACCGCGCTGATGCTGATCGGCCAGCAGATCCAGATGGCGGGGTTCCGGCCGCTCGATACGGACGGCGCGTCATCGTTGCCGCCCGTGTTCGGCTGTTCGATGGCGCGTGTGCGGGGCGAAGGTGCACGGGTGCGGTGCGAGTCCGTGCGCGCCGCGTCGGACGCGCTGCTGGTCCGGTATGTTGGCGACACCGTGTCGACGTGGTCGACGGTGAGCGGCCAAGTGTCGGACTGTCTCGGGCAAGGTGTCGGCGCGCCCGGCGAACAGCCGCAGGTGGAGAACCGCTTCGACGCGCATGTCAGTCCGTCGACGGGCGAGCCCGAGCTGTATTGCGAAGGGAGCGGCCGTCCGGGTACGCCGCAGCCCGTCGTGTCGGGCGTCGATCAATTGCGCGTGCGCTATTTGCGTCGCGGCGGCGCGCAGTTTGTCGACGCCGATGCGATGCGCGCCGACGACTGGCGCGATGTCGTGGCCGTGCATGTCTGCGTGCGGGCGCGCGGCGAACTGATGCGCGAGCCTGCCAGCCATGTCGACTGCGACGGTCGTGCTGCCGTTGCCCGAGACGGCCGCGCACGTTTGACGCTCGATCGCATCATCGCGTTGAGGAATGCTGCGCCCGGCTTCGACGCGACGTTGCCTGATGCAGCGCGCACGCGTGAGGCGTTGCGATGA
- a CDS encoding peroxiredoxin encodes MSLRLGDIAPDFEQESSLGTIKFHEWLGNGWGVLFSHPADYTPVCTTELGLTSKLKGEFEKRNVKVIALSVDGVESHKGWINDINETQSTVVGFPIIADADRKVSQLYDMIHPNANETLTVRSLFVIDPNKKVRLTITYPASTGRNFDEVLRVIDSLQLTDNYKVATPGNWKDGDDVVIVPSLQDPEELKKRFPKGFNAVRPYLRLTPQPNK; translated from the coding sequence ATGAGTCTGCGTCTTGGCGACATCGCACCGGATTTCGAGCAGGAATCGAGCCTGGGCACCATCAAGTTTCACGAGTGGCTCGGCAACGGCTGGGGCGTCCTGTTCTCCCATCCGGCCGACTACACGCCGGTGTGCACGACGGAACTGGGACTCACCTCGAAGCTGAAGGGCGAATTCGAGAAGCGCAACGTGAAGGTGATCGCGCTGTCGGTCGACGGTGTCGAATCGCACAAGGGCTGGATCAACGACATCAACGAAACGCAGTCGACGGTCGTCGGCTTCCCGATCATCGCCGATGCGGACCGCAAGGTTTCGCAGCTGTACGACATGATCCACCCGAACGCGAACGAAACGCTGACGGTGCGCTCGCTGTTCGTGATCGACCCGAACAAGAAAGTGCGGCTCACGATCACTTATCCGGCCAGCACGGGACGCAACTTCGACGAAGTGCTGCGCGTGATCGACTCGCTGCAGCTGACCGACAACTACAAGGTCGCGACGCCCGGCAACTGGAAGGATGGCGACGACGTCGTGATCGTGCCGTCGCTGCAGGATCCGGAAGAGCTGAAGAAGCGTTTCCCGAAGGGCTTCAACGCGGTGCGTCCGTATCTGCGCCTGACGCCGCAGCCGAACAAGTAA
- a CDS encoding GspH/FimT family pseudopilin, whose amino-acid sequence MRRSGGFTLVELMVALSLAAGLALYAAPAFDQWRMRERVDARSRALLGALSFARTEATRLGTRVTLCRARNDGTCLRAGERCDAAEWSCDWIVSGQVDGQSRVLRRYPRDAEVAVAGAAHDLAFAPPAGQAIGGIRRFELRPRRGVSGADDARASRCVRIAAGGRARVVAGRCGSA is encoded by the coding sequence ATGCGACGCTCGGGCGGGTTCACGCTCGTCGAGCTGATGGTCGCGCTTTCGCTGGCGGCCGGGCTCGCGCTTTACGCGGCGCCCGCGTTCGACCAGTGGCGCATGCGTGAGCGCGTGGATGCACGCTCGCGTGCGTTGCTCGGCGCGCTGTCGTTTGCGCGTACCGAGGCGACGCGTCTCGGCACGCGTGTCACGCTGTGCCGCGCCAGGAACGACGGCACCTGCCTGCGTGCCGGCGAGCGGTGCGATGCGGCCGAATGGTCGTGCGACTGGATCGTCAGCGGGCAGGTCGACGGGCAGTCACGCGTACTGCGACGCTATCCGCGCGATGCCGAAGTGGCCGTCGCGGGCGCCGCGCACGATCTGGCTTTTGCACCGCCGGCCGGTCAGGCCATCGGCGGAATCCGGCGTTTCGAATTGCGTCCGCGGCGCGGCGTGTCCGGCGCGGACGACGCACGCGCATCGCGTTGCGTGCGGATTGCGGCAGGCGGCCGGGCGCGGGTCGTCGCCGGCCGCTGCGGCTCGGCGTGA
- a CDS encoding EAL domain-containing protein, protein MIPPTIPELVARAGQLPYLRDHLALAEGGTASASLPERTLGSAYEPIYDVTMPGVPQSTSFADAIERYGDELGFQAVTVVTGAPHDPVDSAIDDQTLVAIDRLSRALHAINFFGAQRHGLLFLRVHERLLKSVKYDHGKHFSSVLQRFGLPPERIVIELPAVAVAHKTFLGYLTRSYQHHGFKVADKLPDPGRILAVESDMARPDFIKMDAGIALRDGMVKALVAYAQRVRIPLIFDGVVDETQCELLRQHDVRFMQGPVFAKVVTA, encoded by the coding sequence ATGATTCCGCCCACCATTCCCGAGCTGGTCGCCCGTGCCGGGCAACTGCCGTATCTGCGGGATCACCTCGCGCTTGCCGAAGGCGGCACCGCGAGCGCGAGTCTGCCCGAGCGCACGCTCGGCAGCGCCTACGAACCGATCTACGACGTGACGATGCCCGGCGTGCCGCAGTCGACGTCGTTCGCCGACGCGATCGAGCGCTACGGCGACGAGCTCGGCTTCCAGGCCGTCACCGTCGTCACGGGAGCGCCGCACGATCCGGTCGATTCGGCCATCGACGACCAAACGCTGGTCGCGATCGACCGCCTGTCACGCGCGCTGCATGCGATCAACTTTTTCGGCGCGCAGCGCCATGGGCTGCTGTTCCTGCGCGTGCACGAACGGCTGCTGAAGAGCGTGAAGTACGATCACGGCAAGCATTTCTCGTCGGTGCTGCAACGCTTCGGGCTGCCGCCCGAGCGGATCGTGATCGAGCTGCCGGCGGTCGCGGTCGCGCACAAGACGTTCCTCGGCTACCTGACGCGCAGCTATCAGCATCACGGCTTCAAGGTCGCCGACAAGCTGCCCGATCCGGGCCGCATCCTCGCGGTCGAATCGGACATGGCGCGCCCCGACTTCATCAAGATGGATGCGGGCATCGCGTTGCGCGACGGGATGGTCAAGGCGCTCGTCGCCTATGCGCAGCGCGTGCGGATTCCGTTGATCTTCGACGGCGTCGTCGACGAGACGCAGTGCGAGCTGCTGCGCCAGCACGACGTGCGGTTCATGCAAGGGCCCGTGTTTGCAAAGGTCGTGACGGCCTGA
- a CDS encoding IclR family transcriptional regulator — translation MTLSTIDETTIDERKFVVALARGLDLLRAFRPGETMLGNRDFAERTGLPKATVNRLAYTLTVLGYLRYDETLGKYALDAGVLSLGYALLSGSGTIDLARPHMQALAREIGAAVSLGCRDGLDMIYLETIRSETALTLGLAPGSRLSMLTSSMGRAYLAVQPEDVRRALYAELHRAAGGASDADALVAGAQQAVAEFSAGGCCYSFRAWHMDVNAAAVPFREPREGRWLILSCSGPASSMDEAVFRTQIGPKLKALAQRLGQTA, via the coding sequence ATGACTCTTTCAACCATCGACGAAACCACGATCGACGAGCGCAAGTTCGTCGTCGCGCTCGCGCGCGGGCTCGACCTGCTGCGCGCATTCCGGCCCGGCGAGACGATGCTCGGCAACCGCGATTTTGCGGAACGCACGGGGTTGCCGAAGGCGACCGTGAATCGGCTCGCCTATACGCTGACCGTGCTGGGCTACCTGCGCTACGACGAGACGCTCGGAAAGTATGCGCTCGACGCCGGCGTGCTGTCGCTCGGCTACGCGCTGCTGTCGGGTTCGGGGACGATCGACCTTGCGCGGCCGCACATGCAGGCGCTCGCGCGCGAGATCGGCGCGGCCGTGTCGCTCGGCTGCCGCGACGGGCTCGACATGATCTATCTGGAGACGATCCGCAGCGAGACGGCGCTGACGCTCGGGCTCGCGCCCGGTTCGCGGCTGTCGATGCTGACGAGCTCGATGGGGCGTGCGTACCTGGCCGTGCAGCCTGAGGACGTGCGCCGCGCGCTCTATGCGGAGCTGCACCGCGCGGCCGGCGGCGCGTCTGACGCCGATGCGCTCGTCGCCGGCGCGCAGCAGGCGGTGGCCGAGTTTTCGGCGGGTGGTTGCTGTTATTCGTTCCGCGCGTGGCACATGGACGTGAACGCGGCGGCCGTGCCGTTTCGTGAGCCGCGCGAGGGACGCTGGCTGATCCTGAGCTGCAGCGGTCCCGCGTCGTCGATGGACGAGGCGGTGTTTCGCACGCAGATCGGGCCGAAGCTGAAGGCGCTCGCGCAACGGCTCGGGCAGACGGCCTGA
- a CDS encoding acyl-CoA dehydrogenase, with translation MTAATFHWDDPLLLDQQLTEEERMIRDAAQAYAQDKLAPRVTEAFRHERTDAAIFREMGEIGLLGPTIPEEYGGPGLNYVSYGLIAREVERVDSGYRSMMSVQSSLVMVPIYEFGSDAQKQKYLPKLATGEWIGCFGLTEPNHGSDPGSMVTRAKKVPGGYSLSGAKMWITNSPIADVFVVWAKLEENGKDAIRGFILEKGWKGLSAPAIHGKVGLRASITGEIVLDEAFVPEENLMPNVSGLRGPFTCLNSARYGIAWGALGAAESCWHTARQYVLDRQQFGRPLAANQLIQKKLADMQTEITLGLQGVLRLGRMKDEGTAAVEITSIMKRNSCGKALDIARLARDMLGGNGISDEFGVARHLVNLEVVNTYEGTHDIHALILGRAQTGIQAFF, from the coding sequence ATGACCGCTGCAACTTTTCATTGGGACGATCCGCTGCTGCTCGACCAGCAACTGACCGAAGAAGAGCGGATGATCCGCGATGCGGCGCAGGCTTACGCACAGGACAAGCTCGCGCCGCGCGTCACCGAGGCGTTCCGCCACGAGCGCACCGACGCGGCCATCTTTCGCGAGATGGGCGAAATCGGCCTGCTCGGCCCGACGATTCCCGAGGAATACGGCGGCCCCGGCCTCAATTACGTCAGCTACGGACTGATCGCGCGCGAAGTCGAGCGCGTCGATTCGGGCTACCGATCGATGATGTCCGTGCAGTCGTCGCTCGTGATGGTGCCGATCTACGAATTCGGCTCGGACGCGCAGAAGCAGAAATACCTGCCGAAGCTCGCGACCGGCGAATGGATCGGCTGCTTCGGCCTGACCGAGCCGAACCACGGCTCCGATCCGGGCAGCATGGTCACGCGCGCGAAGAAGGTGCCCGGCGGCTATTCGCTGTCCGGCGCGAAGATGTGGATCACGAACTCGCCGATCGCCGACGTGTTCGTCGTGTGGGCAAAGCTCGAAGAGAACGGCAAGGACGCGATCCGCGGCTTCATTCTCGAGAAGGGCTGGAAGGGCCTGTCGGCGCCCGCGATCCACGGCAAGGTCGGGCTGCGCGCGTCGATCACCGGCGAGATCGTCCTCGACGAGGCGTTCGTGCCGGAAGAGAACCTGATGCCGAACGTGAGCGGCCTGCGCGGCCCGTTCACGTGCCTGAACTCGGCACGCTACGGGATCGCGTGGGGCGCGCTCGGCGCCGCCGAGTCCTGCTGGCACACCGCGCGCCAGTACGTGCTCGACCGCCAGCAGTTCGGCCGGCCGCTCGCCGCGAACCAGCTGATCCAGAAGAAGCTCGCCGACATGCAGACCGAAATCACGCTCGGCCTGCAAGGCGTGCTGCGCCTCGGCCGGATGAAGGACGAAGGCACGGCGGCCGTCGAGATCACGTCGATCATGAAGCGCAATTCGTGCGGCAAGGCGCTCGACATCGCCCGCCTCGCGCGCGACATGCTCGGCGGCAACGGCATCTCCGATGAATTCGGCGTCGCACGCCACCTCGTGAACCTCGAAGTGGTCAACACGTACGAAGGCACGCACGACATCCACGCGCTGATCCTCGGCCGCGCGCAGACGGGCATCCAGGCATTTTTCTGA